Genomic window (Leptospira kirschneri serovar Cynopteri str. 3522 CT):
GAAACCACATACTCGCAGTCGGATTCAATCTTGCGAAAGCTCCGGTAAGGAGTTTCATTTTGTTGAATTCGGCTTGAGAAGCGATCCGGTCGATCTCGTCAACTAACTGAGAAACTTCTACTTGGATCTGTTGTCTATCTTCTTCGGTATAAATACCGTTGGCAGCTTGGACAGCCAGAACCCGGATTCTCTGAACGATCTCATGAGTTTCCTGGAGATATCCTTCAGTAGTCTGGATTAGAGACATACCATCTTCAGTGTTCATTTCCGCTCTTCTGAGACCCAGAATCTGAGTTCTCATCTTTTCGGACACTGCAAGACCGGAAGCATCATCGCCTGCGCGGTTGATTCTCATTCCGGAGGACAATTTCTCAATGTCCTTACCCATGTTTTCGCTGTTGAACTTCAACGTTCTGTGCGCGAAAATGGCACTGATATTATGGTTGATAATCATTCGGTTCCTCCTTGAATCCGATTCCCTGAAATTAGGGGATTATGATTTTTCAAAGGTCTTCCTTGACCTTTTCAGAGAATGCATCGACGATTGCATACATTCCGATAATGAACTTTTTTAGAAATTCAGAGATAAAAATCGTCTTCCTAAACTAGAATATCTATGTCCCTTCTTAGATATTTCTTTTTTATCATAGGTTCGACTTAAGGACCCAGGATCCATTTTTCTGTAAAAAGTTGGAATCTGAGCTTTACAGTTCGATTCCTTAAACGTAGGAATTCATACTTT
Coding sequences:
- a CDS encoding flagellin; the protein is MIINHNISAIFAHRTLKFNSENMGKDIEKLSSGMRINRAGDDASGLAVSEKMRTQILGLRRAEMNTEDGMSLIQTTEGYLQETHEIVQRIRVLAVQAANGIYTEEDRQQIQVEVSQLVDEIDRIASQAEFNKMKLLTGAFARLNPTASMWFHMGANMHQRERVYIETMNTAALGLRNPTVLTFISLSTAGKANSVIGLADDALRSISKQRADLGAYYNRLEHAAKGLMNAYENIQAAESRIRDTDMAEQMTSFTRYQILTQAATAMLAQANMKPQTVLQLLK